CCGGGAGCTCGGACATGGCGTCGAAGCTCGGCGCCGCGCGCTGCCAGAGGCGCCGGAGCACCTGGCCGGCGCGGTACGCGGGCTCACCGAGCTCTGCCATTGCGTCGCGTAGCACACGCTCGGCGTCCGCCGGCTCGAGGTCGAGGAGCGTCGGCGCGGGGTCGCGGCGGGGGCGCGGATCGAGCGTCGGCAGCGTCAGCGTCACAGAACGGAAATCTAAGCCAGTCAGGAACTTGCGTGCGCCAGGTCACGCCGCAGCGGGCATCGCTTCGTCTACCTCCCCCCCGGGGAATTCGTTAAGATCCTGTATGCTTCCGTGCGGTGCGAGCCGTGCGGCCGGTCCCTTCGTCCGCCTTCGTGTCCGACCCCGCTTCAGGTACGCCCGCTTCGCCCGCGGTTCTCCCCGCGACTTCGATTCGCACCCACGCGTGCGGCGCACTCCGGGCCGCCGACGCCGGCACGACGGTCACGCTCGGTGGGTGGGTGCACCGCGCCCGCGACCTTGGCGCACTCGTGTTCATCGATCTGCGCGACCGGAGCGGCATCGCGCAGCTCTCGTTCGACCCAGCGTGGAGCGACGCCGAGACGATCGCCGCGGCGGCTGCGGTCGGCGTCGAAAGCGTCGTGGTAGTATCGGGTGAGGTCGCGCTCCGCCCGGCCGATCGGCGCAACCCGGAGATGGAAACGGGCGACGTCGAGGTGCGCGTACGATCGCTGCGGGTCGTCGGCCCGTCGGTGACCCCGGCGATCCCGGTCGCGCGCGGCAAGACGGAAAAGCTGCCCGCCGAGGAGCTGCGTCTGCGGTACCGGCACCTCGACCTGCGGCGCCCGGAGTTGCAGCGCAACCTCGTCCTGCGCCACCGCCTGCTGCAGGCGACACGGCGGTACCTGAGCGCGCACAGCTTCTTGGAGCTCGAGACGCCGATCCTCACCAAACCGACGCCCGAAGGGGCGCGGGACTACCTGGTGCCGAGCCGCGTCCATGCGGGGGAGTTCTACGCGCTGCCGCAGAGCCCGCAGCTCTACAAGCAGCTGTTCATGGTCGCCGGCTTCGACCGCTACTTCCAGATCGCGCGCTGCTTTCGCGACGAGGACCTCCGGGCCGACCGCCAGCCGGAGTTCACGCAGATCGACGTCGAGGCGTCGTTCGTCCAGCAGGACGACATCGTCGCACTCACCGAGGGGCTGCTCGTCGAGCTGTTCGCCGAAGCGCGGCTCGCCATCTCGGCCCCCTTCCGCCGCATGACGTACGCCGACGCGATGGAGCGCTACGGCGTCGACCGCCCCGACCTGCGTTACGGGCTCGAGCTGCGCGACGTGAGCGACGTGTTCCGCGGGACGGAGTTCAAGGGCGCGGCGGACGTCTTCGCGGCCGGCGGCCGCTTTCGCGCGTTCGTCGCGCCTGGCGGCGCGCGCTTCTCGCGCAAGGAGCAGGACGAGTTCACCGCGCTCGCCAAGGGCGCGGGCGCGCCATACGCGATCGTCCTGAAGCAGGTCGACGGCCGGCTCGAAGGCTCGGCGGCGAAGTTCCTCCGCGCGGACGCGGCGGCCCAACTCGGTCTAACGGACGGCGCGGCGGCGGTCGTCGTGCCCGGGCCGGACCACGTGACGAGCCCCGCGCTCGACCGGCTCCGCCAGGACGTGGCGCGCCGGCTCGGCCTCGTGCGCGACGACGCGCTCGAGCTGCTCTGGGTCGTGGACTTTCCGATGTTCGAGCGCGACCCCGCGACCGGGGCGCTCGCCGCGATGCACCACCCGTTCACGTCCGCGCAGCCCGAGGATCTCCCGCTGCTCGCGTCGGAGCCGTGGCGCGCGCGTGCGCGCGCGTACGACGTCGTGCTCAACGGGACCGAACTCGGCGGCGGGAGCATCCGCATCTCGGACCCCGCGCAGCAGGAGCAGGCGCTCGCGCTGCTCGGGATCGACGCCGAGACCGCCGAGGCGCGCTTCGGGTTCCTGCTCGAGGCGCTGCGCAGCGGCGCGCCCCCGCACGGCGGCATTGCGTTAGGCTTCGACCGGATCGCGATGCTGCTGTCGGGCGCGGCCTCGCTGCGGGACGTGATCGCCTTCCCGAAGACGACCGCGGCGCGCGCGCTGTTCGAGGGCGCGCCGACGGCGGTGCCGGACCAGGAGCTGCGCGACTTGCAGTTGACCGCGGCCGTTCCGGTCGGCGCGTCCGGGGGAGGCGTCGGGTGAGCGACGACGGCCTGTACCGCGCGGCGGACGCCGGCGTCACGCAACGCCTGAGCACCGAGGGGACCGACCTGCTCACCCTCGCCGGCGTGAACGACCAGAACCTCGTCGAGCTGGCGCGGATCACCGGCGCGCGCGTCGCGCTCCGCGGCGAGACGCTCACGCTCGGCGGGAGCACGGACGGGGTCGCGCGCGCGACCGCGATCGCGCAGCGCATGCTCGAGATCACCCGTCAGGGCGTCGTGCTCACGCCGGACGACGTGCTGCGCATCAGCCTCGACCCGGGGCGCGAGGGCGACGGCGCGGTCGCGGGCGGGAACGGGGCGGGGCCGAACGGCGTCAGCTCGGGCGGGGCCGACGGGCGCCTCGCGCTGCCGGGCGTCCGCCGCGTCATCCAGGCGAAAACGCCCGGGCAGGCCGAGTACATGCGGAAGATCGCCGAGCACGACGTCGTGGTCGGCATCGGGCCGGCGGGGACCGGGAAGACGTACCTCGCCGTCGCGATGGCGGTCGACGCGCTCGTGCGTAAGCGCGTGCGGCGCATCGTGCTCGCGCGCCCCGCGGTCGAGGCGGGCGAGTCGTTAGGCTTTCTCCCCGGCGACATGCAGGCGAAGGTCGACCCGTACCTGCGCCCGCTCTACGACGCGCTCGACGAAATGATGCCGCAGGAGCGCGTGCAGAAGGCGCTCGAGACGCGCACGATCGAGATCGCGCCGCTCGCCTTCATGCGCGGCCGCACGCTCGGCGACGCGTTCGTCATCCTCGACGAGGCGCAGAACGCGACCAACCTGCAGATGAAGATGTTCCTGACGCGCCTCGGCGTGAACTCGAAGATCGTCATCACCGGCGACAAGACGCAGATCGACCTCCCGAAGCGCGAGGACTCGGGACTGATGCAGGTGGAGCGCATCCTGCACGGCATCGAGGGGATCGCGTTCCACTACTTCGGCGAGGCCGACGTGGTGCGGCACCGGCTGGTCCGCGAGATCATCAAGGCGTACGCCGACGACGCGGGCGACTGACGTCGCGCGCCCGAGAGGCGAAGGACGGATTGTGGGACTCTGGGGGTTGTCGGGCGTCGGGCACGGCGACGCCGCACCGGCCGACGCGGCCGAGCGCCTGCGCGGGCACGCGCTGCGCGCCGTGCTCGGCGTCGTGCTCGCGGCGCTGATCTACGCGCTCTTTCCGACCGCGCCCGCGGCCCTGACGCCGCTCTATGACGTCGGCACGGTCGCGCCGGAGGCGGTGATCGCGCCGTTCGCGTTCGCGATCCCGACGCCGGCCGCCGCGCTCGCCGCCGAGCGGGCCGACGCGGCCGCGGCGGTCGCGCCGGTGTTCGTGCGCCGCCCCGCGGCGGTCGATACGGCGCGCGCGCGGCTCGCGGCGCTCGACACGGCGCTCGACACAGCGCTCGCCGGGCTCGGCGCCGGTCGGGGCGCGTTGCTGCCGGACGGCGTGCGGCTGACCCCGGCCGAGGTCGCGCTCGCCCGCGACCCGCGGAGGCGGCGCGCGGCGGTCGACAGCGCCCGGCTCGCGCTGGAGCAGTGGCTGCCGCGGGGCGTCGTCGAAACGAGCGCGCTCCGCGACGTGCGCGGGCCGATTGCGGTCGTCGCCGCAGGGGGGGCCGGCCCGGTCGCGACGGCGGACGTCGACACGCTCCTGACGTTCGCGAGCTTCCTCGCCCGCGCGGCGCGCCCGACCGCGACCGACCCGGCCTCGACGCTCCGCACGAAGCTGCTGAGCGCGAGCTTCGCGCCGACGCTCGCCTACGACCAACGCGAGACCGAGCGCCGCCGCGACGCGGCCGCGCGCGCGGTGCCCGCGACCCGCGGCTCGGTGCGCGCGGGCGAGCGGATCGTCGGCGCGCGCGAGGTGGTCGGGCGCGACGAGTACGAGCGACTCCGCGCGCTCCGCGCCGCGCAGGAACGGCAGGTCGACGGCGCGCCGGGCGCGCGGGTCGGCCGGGTGCTCGGGTCGGTGCTCCACAACCTCGTCCTTATCGTCGTCGTCGGCGTCGCGCTGCGGCTGTTCCGCCCGGCGCTCTATGCGTCGTTCCGCGCGGTCGCGCTGTTCGCGATCGTCTTCGCCCTCGTCGCGCTCGCCGCGGCCGCGGTCGCACACTGGGGCGACGCGCGCCCGGAGCTCGTGCCCGTCGCGTTCGCGGCGATGCTCTTCAGCACGCTCTTCGACGCGCGGGTCAGCCTCGTCGCGGCCGCGCTCCTCGCCGTGTTGTTAGGCGAGCAGGGGCCGTTCCGCGGGACCGACGCGACGTTCGTCTTCCTCGTCGCCGGCGCCGCCGCCGCGCTGAGCGTCCGCACCGCACGGCGGCGGAGTCAGGCGTACATGCCGGTGCTCGTGGTCGCGGCCAGCTACGCGGTGGCGGCGGCGACGCTCGGGATCGCGCTCGGCTGGGCGTGGACGACCGTCGCGTTCACGGCGCTCGGCGGCGCGGCCGCCGGGCTCGCGTCGGTCGTCCTCGGGATGGCGCTCCTGCCGCTCGCGGAGGACTTCACCGGCGTCGACACGTACCTGCGGCTGCTCGAGTGGTCCGACCTGAACCGGCCGCTCCTCCGCCGCCTCGCCGTCGAGGCGCCCGGCACGTTCGCCCACACGATCGCGATGGCGAACCTCGTCGAGGCCGCCGCGAACGCGATCGGCGCGAACGGACTCCTCGGCCGCGTCGGGACGTACTACCACGACATCGGGAAACTGGAGCGGCCGCAGTACTTCGTCGAAAACCAGGGGCGCGGCCGCAACCCGCACGACAAGCTCAAGCCATCGGCGAGCGCGGCGATCATCCGCGGACACGTGCGCGAGGGGCTCGCCCTCGCCGACGAGTACAAGCTGCCCAACGCGCTGCGCGCGTTCATCACGCAGCACCACGGCACCAACCGCATCGTCTACTTCTACGAGCGCGCGCGCGAGCGCGGCGACGCGAGCCCGTCGACCTCGGAGTACGCCTACGGCGGCCCGCTGCCCAACACGCCCGAGACGGCGATCTGCATGCTCGCCGACGGCGTCGAGGCCGCGGCCCGCGCGCTCCCCGAACCCTCGCCCGACCGCATCCGGGAGGTCGTCGAGCGGATCGTGCAGCAGCGACTCGAGCAGGGGCAGCTGCGCGACGCGCCGCTGACGCTCGGTCAACTCGAGACGGTGAAGGACGCGTTCGCGCGTGTCCTGCTCGGGATGTACCACGGCCGCATCGACTACCCGGCCGCGCCGCCGACGAACGGCGCGGCGGCGGACGGCGCAGCGGCCGCCGTGACGTCGACGAACGGCACGGCTGCCGCGAACGGCGCCGCGACCAACGGCGCGACCACGACGGGTGCCCCCGGCGCGGCCCGGGCCGCCACCGGCGAGCGCGCGTGAGCGTCGAGGTGCACGTGAACGCGGTCGGCGTGCGTGTTCCGCTCGCCCGGATGCGCGTGAAGGCGCTCGCCGCCGACGTGGTGCGCGCCGAACGCGTGCGTCACGCGGAGCTGTCGTACACGTTCGTGACACGCCACGCGATCGCGACGCTCAACCGACGTCACCTCGGCCACCGCGGTCCGACGGACATCATCACGTTCGAGTTCGCGGCGGTTCCGGGCGGACCGGTCGGTGGAGACGTCTACATCGCGCCGGAGGTCGCGCGCGAGCACGCCGCGCGCTTCGGGCGGCCCGCGCGCGAGGAGCTCGCCCGACTCGTCGTCCACGGCGCGCTGCACGCGATCGGCTACACGCATCCGGAGGACGGCTCGCGCGAGACGTCGGCCATGTGGCGGCGGCAGGAACGGTACCTCGTGCGTTTCTATGCCCGCCCCGAGCCCGCACCCGCATGACGTTCGTCCTGCTGGCGTGCGGCGCGCTCGCGCTGGCTGCGGCGTTCGCGTGCGCGCGGGCGCTCGCCGTGCTCCGGCACGTGCACGGCGACGCGTCGCCCGGTAGTCGCCCCGAGCGCGACGAGCGTCGGTACGGCGCGCTCGGCGTCGCTCGCCTCGCCGCGCACACCGCGAGTGGCGCGGCGATCGCGAGAGGCGGGGTCGACGCGCAACTCGATACGGGGGCGTTCGCGCTACTTGTCGCCGCGGGCGCCATCCTGAGCGCGTACATCGAGCTCGCCGGGCGCGAGGCCGGCGACGCCGCGGCGCGCGCGCGCGTCTCGGCCGACGCGGGCGCGCGGCGCGTCGCCGACGTCGCGCGCACACTCGTCGCGCCGTGGGCGGCGCTCACCGACGCGCTCGACGACGCGTTCGCGCGCGTCCTCCCCGCGGCCGACGTGGACGCGGCCGCGCGGGACGAGGCCGCCGAGCAGTTCCGCGAGATCGTCACCGCGGAGGCGGACGTCGGCGCGGACGAGCGCGCGTTTCTCGCCGGCGCGTTCACGATCACCGACACGCCCGTCTCGGACGTCATGGTCCCGCGCGTCGACGTCGTCGGCGTGCCGCGCGACGCGCCCTGGTCCGAGGTCGTCGCGCGCGTGCGGAGTTCGCGGCACTCGCGCCTCCCCGTCTACCACGAGACGATCGACGACGTCGTCGGCGTGCTGTACGCGAAGGACCTCCTGCCCGCCGTCGTCGCCGACGAGCCGCCCGAGCACTGGGACGCGCTCCTCCGCACGGCGAGCTTCATCCCGCCGACGAAGCGCGTCGACGACCAGCTCCGCGACTTTCGTACGTCGCGCAACCACTTCGCCGTCGTCGTCGACGAGTACGGCGGCACCGCCGGCATCGTCACCATCGAGGACCTGCTCGAGGAGATCGTCGGCGAGATCCGCGACGAGCGCGACGACGAAACGCCGCCGGTCGAATCCGAAGGGGCCGACAGGTTCTGGGTCTCGGCGCGGCTCACGCTCGCCGAACTCTCGGAGGTGCTCGGCCACCCGATCGAACATGACGAGGTCTCGACCGTCGGCGGGCTCGTGTACGAGCTGTTGGGGCGCGTGCCGCGCAACGGCGAGCGGCTCACGATCGGTCCCTTCCGCGTGGTGGTCGAGCGGGTCGTGCGCCGCCGCATCCAGCGCGTGTACTTCGAGCGGCGTGAGGAGCCCGTCGCGAGCGCCGACGCGGGGACCGCCGCCGACGCCGCGCGGACGATCGGAGGACCGAACGCGTGACGGGCGTCGTCGTCGCGATCTGCGTCGCCGTCACCGCGCTGTATACCGCGGGCGCGTTCTCGCTACGTGCGGTGAGCCGCATCTGGCTGCGCCACCTCGTCGAGCGACGGCCTGCGGGCGTCATATTAGCGGAACGGTACCTCTCGCGCCCGCAGACGCTGCACGCGGCCGCAGGCGGCGCAACCGCGCTGGCCGCGTTCACGGCGGGCGCGCTCGCGGGTACCGCCGGCGCCGCCCTCGCGTCGTCGCTCTGGATCGTCGGGGTAATTACGGCGCTCTGCGTGCTCGGCGTCGCGATCCCGCGCGGCCTCGCGCGGCGGTTCCCGACCCGAGTCGTGCCGATCGGACTGCCGGCGCTCCGGGCGGCGGACGTCGTGCTCGCGCCGGTGCGCGTCCTCGCCGCGCGGACCGCCGGCGCTCGCCTCGCGCCGGAGCGGGACGCGAGCGCACCGGAGCCGTCCGCGCACAGCGACCTCGAGGACCTGCTCCGGGAGGGGCAGCTCGAAGGCGTCGGCGAGGCGTCCGAACTGGCGATCATCAGCGGCGTCGTGCAGTTCGGCGAGAAATGCGTCGGGGACGTGATGACGCCGCGGGCGCAGGTGTTCGCGCTCGATGCCGACGTTCCTGCGCGCGAGCTCGCCCGCGCCGTCGCGGCGTCCGGCTACAGTCGCGTCCCGGTCTACCGGGGATCACTCGACCAGATCGTTGGCGTCGTGCTCGCGTTCGACGTGCTGCAGACTGGTGGTGAGGGCGCGCCGACCGTGCACCCCGTGTTCTCCGCCGCGCCACGACTCGCGTGTACGGAGTTGCTCACGCGCATGCTCCGCGCCGGCCTACAGCTCGCGGTCGTGCGCGACGACGCCGGGGCGACCCTTGGTGTCGTCACGCTCGAAGACTTGCTCGAGGAGCTCGTCGGCGACATCCGCGACGAGCACGACGAGCCCGGCCCCGCGGAGGCCGGCACGCCGGCTGTGGACGTCTAGCCGCGGAGGTCTAACCGTGTGACCGGGTCGCGGCGCGGCCGCCGCGGCCTGCCGGTTAGCTTCCGGCACATGTCGTCGCCCCCCGCGACCGCCGCGCCGTCCGTGCCGCGTGCGGACCCGATCGCCCCCCGCGCTGACCCGATCGGCCGCGTCCTCGCCGACATCGACGCGGGTCGCGCCGCGGCGGTCGCCCGCGCCGTCAGCATCGTCGAGAATCACCGGCCGGGGTTCGACCGGCTGCTCGGCGCGTTGCACCCGCGGCTCGGCCGCGCGGAGCGGATCGGGATCACGGGGCCGCCCGGCGCGGGCAAGAGCACGCTCACGACGGCGCTCGCGCGCGCGCTGCGGGCGCGCGGCAAGCGCGTCGGCATCGTCGCGGTCGACCCGACGTCCCCGTTCACCGGCGGCGCGCTGCTCGGCGACCGCGTGCGCATGGAGGCGGTCGCACTCGACCCGGGCGTGTTCATCCGCTCGCTCGCGACGCGCGGATCGTTAGGCGGGCTGTCGAGCGCGGCGCGCGAGGTGTGCGACGTGCTCGACGGCGCGGGGTTCGACGTCGTCCTGCTCGAAACAGTCGGCGTGGGCCAGAGCGAACTCGACGTCTCGCGCGCGGCGGACACGACGCTCGTCGTGCTCGTGCCCGAGAGCGGCGACTCGATCCAGACGCTCAAGGCCGGCGTGATGGAGATCGCCGACGTGTTCTGCGTCAACAAGGCGGACCGCCCCGGCGCCGACCGGCTGCGCAACGACATCGAGCTGATGCTCGGCCTGCGCCGCGGCGGGACGGGCGCGACGCCGGCGCACCACGGCGTGGACCTCGCGGGGCTGGCGGACGACCCCGCGCATCGCGACCACGTGCGCGACCTCCTGAACCCGGCGCGCGGCGCCCGGCGCGCGGCAGCGGGCGAGCAGGAGGGGACGTGGACGCCCCCGGTGCTCCGGAGCGTCGCGTCCAAGGGCGAGGGCGTCGACGAGGTGCTCGACGCGCTCGACCGTCACCGGCGCTATCTTGAAGCCAGCGGCCAACTTGCGGAGCGTCGGCGGGCGCGGCTCCGCGAGCGCGTCGTCGAGATCACGGAAGCAACGTTGCGCCGGCGGCTGTGGAACGATGCTGGCACAAATGCGTGGCTCGACTCGCAGCTGCCGGCCGTGCAGGCCGGCGAGACGACGCCGTTCGCGGTCGCCGACGCGCTGGTCGCCCGCAGCGGCGCATTGATCGGCGGCCCGCCGCGCGGCGGCGCCTGACCCGGAGACCTCGACCATGGCGACAGCGCAAGAACTCGAGCAGGAGATCCGCGACCGCGACGACGAGATCGCCCGGTTGCGCGCGGAGGTCGCGGCGTGGCGCGCCCGCTATGACGAGGGTGCGGTGCGCGACGTCGCGTATACGAACTCCGCCGACGAGGTCGCGCCGCTCTACACCGCGCTCGACACCGGGGAGCGCGTGGACGTCGAGGTGCCCGGCGTATACCCATTCACGCGCGGCATCCACCCGACCGGCTACCGCGGCAAGCTGTGGACGATGCGGCAGTTCGCGGGCTTCTCGACCGCCCGCGAGACCAACGAGCGGTTCAAGTTCCTGCTCTCGCAGGGGCAGACGGGGCTCTCGGTCGCCTTCGACTTCCCGACGTTGATGGGCTACGACTCCGACCACCCGCGCTCTGAGGGCGAGGTGGGGAAGTGCGGCGTGGCGATCTCCTCGCTCGCCGACATGGAGACGCTCATGGACGGGATCCCGTTAGGCCGGGTCTCCACGTCGATGACCATCAACGGCCCGGCAATCATCCTTTTCTGCTTCTACGCCGCCGCGGCCGAGAAGCAGGGGGTGCCGCTCGCGCGGATCCAGGGGACGGTCCAGAACGACATCCTCAAGGAGTACATGGCGCAGCACGCGTGGTGCTTCCCGATCGAGCCCGCGCTACGCCTGATCGTCGACATGTTCGAGTGGTGCTCGGCCAACACGCCGAAGTGGAACACGATCTCGATCTCGGGCTACCACATCCGCGAGGCCGGGAGCACGGCGGCGCAGGAGCTCGCGTTCACGCTCGCCGACGGGTTCACCTACGTCGAGCGTGGCGTCGCGCGCGGCCTGAACGTCGACGACTTCGCGCCGCGCCTGTCGTTCTTCTGGGACGTGCACAACGATCTGTTCGAGGAGGTCGCGAAGCTCCGCGCGGCGCGGCGCATCTGGGCGCGCCGCATGCGCGACGTCTACGGCGCAAAGGACCCGCGCTCGTGGATGCTGCGGTTCCACGCGCAGACCGCGGGCGTCACGCTCACCGCGCCGCAGCCGATGAACAACGTCGTGCGCGTCGCGTACCAGGGGCTCGCGGCCGTGCTCGGCGGGACGCAGTCGCTGCACACGAACTCGATGGACGAGACGCTCGCGCTGCCGACCGAGCAGGCCGTGCAGGTCGCACTCCGCACGCAGCAGATCCTCGCCTACGAGACCGGCGTGCCCAACGTCATCGACCCGCTCGGCGGGTCGCACTACGTGGAGGCGCTCACGGACGCGCTCGAGGCGGACGCCGAGCGGTTGTCCGCGGAGATCGAGGCGCAGGGCGGGGTGGTCGCGGGGCTCGAGGCCGGGTGGTTCCAGCGTCGTATCGCGGAGAGCGCGGCGCGGCAGCAGTGGGAGTTCGAGCAGCGGCGCAAGCTGATCGTCGGCGTCAACGCGTTCGTGACCGACGAGCCCGAACTCGGGATTCCGCTGCTCAGGATCGGCGAGGACGCCGAGCGCGAGCAGCGCGCGCGCATGGCCGAAATGCGCGCGACGCGCGACAACGCGCTCGTCGCGCAGCGATTGGAAGCACTGCGCGAGGCGGCGCGCGGGACGACCAACGTCGTGCCGCTGATCCTCGACTGCGCGCGGGCGTACTGCACGCTCTACGAGATCCGCGCGGCGTTGGAGGACGTGTTCGGGGCGTATCGCGAGCCGGTCTTCTTCTGAACCGGTCGCCCAAGCCCCCGGGCGCCGCCGACTGGTGGGCGACGTACTTCGACGCGCACTACCTCACCGAGTACGAACCGCTCTTCACCGAGGCGCGGGACCGGCGCGAGGTCGCGCGCCTGGTCGACCTTCTCCAACTTCCCGCCGGCGCACGCGTCCTCGACTGCCCGTGCGGCCAGGGCCGACACGCGCACCTCCTCGCCGCGGCCGGCTATGACGTCGACGGGCTGGACTACTCGGCGGAACTTCTCGCACGGGCGAAGGCGCGAGGCACCGGGCGGACGCTGCACTACACGCGCGGCGACATGCGCCGACTGCCCGTGCGCTGGACGGGCTGTTTTGACGCGGTGCTCAACCTCTTTACGTCCTTCGGCTTCTTCCTCGACCCGCACGACGACGCGCGCGTGGTGGCCGAGTTCGCGCGCGTGCTCAAGCCCGGCGGCCTGCTCGTGTGGCACGGCGGGAGCCGCGACGGCGTCATGGCGCGCTTCCTGGACCGCGACTGGTGGCGCTCCGAGACGGGGACGATGATCGGGCACGAGCGCTCGTTCGACGCGCTGTCGGGCGTGCTCACGGTGCGCACGACGTGGCAGGGTCCGGACGGCGGGGGCGAGCGCGAGCACCGCATCCGGCTGTACACGGCGACGCGCCTCGCCGAGCTGTGCGCGGCGGCCGGACTCATCGTCGAGGCGGCGTACGACGGCTGGCGCGAGCGGCCGCTCCGGCGGCGGTCGTCGGAGATGCTCCTCGTGGCCCGGCGCGAGCACGCCGGGTAACTTGCGCCGGCTATGACGCGCCCCATCCGAGTACTCGTTGCGAAGCCCGGTCTCGACGGCCACGACCGCGGCGCGAAGGTCGTCGCGGCCGCGCTGCGCGACGCGGGCATGGAGGTCATCTACACCGGGCTGCACCAGACGCCCGAGATGATCGCCACCGCCGCGGTGCAGGAGGACGTTGACGTCGTCGGGCTGTCGATCCTGAGCGGGGCGCACATGACCCTCTTCCCGCGCGTGCTCGAGTTGCTCCGCGCTGAGGGGCGCGACGACGTGCTGCTCACCGGCGGCGGGATCATGCCGAAGGAGGACGTCGAGCGGCTCAAGGTGTTAGGCGTCGGCGAGCTGTTCGGCCCGGGCACCCCGACCGGCGCGCTGGTCGACTACATCAAGCGCTGGTTCGCCGCGCGCGAGGCGGCGGAGCAGGACGTGGGGGAGCGCGCGGCGACCGAGGCCGGGGCGTGACGGCCGCGGCGAGGCCGCCGGCGGGCGCGTCGCCGCGGCCGGCCGGGCGCCTGCGCCAGCTGACGGACGAGGTGCGCGCGCTCGAGGCCGGGCTGCGCGATGGCGGCGGACCCGACAAGGTCGCCCGGCAGCACAAGCAGGGGAAGCTCACGGCCCGCGAGCGCGTCGTGCGCCTCTGCGACGCCGGCGCGCCGTTCGTCGAGGTCGGCCTGCTCGTCGCGTACGACGAGTACGGCGGCGAGGCGCCCGCGGCCGGGGTGGTGACCGGGCTCGGCGTCGTGCGCGGGCGCGAGGTCGTCGTCGTCGCGAACGACGCGACGGTGAAGGCCGGGTCGTGGTGGCCGGAGACGATCAAGAAGATCCTGCGCGCGCAGGAGATCGCGATGCGCTGCCGCGTGCCCATCGTCTACCTCGTCGACTCCGCGGGCGTCAACCTGCCGTATCAGGGCGGCGTGTTCCCCGGACAGTACGGCGCGGCGCGCATCTTCTACTACAACTCGATCATGCGCCGGTACCTGCGCGTGCCGCAGCTCGCGGCCGTGATGGGCCCGTGCATCGCGGGGGGCGCCTACCTGCCCGCGCTCTCCGACGTGATCGTGATGACGAAGGGCACGTCGTTCATGGGGCTCGGCGGGGCGAACCTCGTGAAGGGCGCGACCGGGCAGACGACCGACAACGAGACGCTAGGCGGCGCGGTCACGCACACCGAGCGCTCGGGGGTGGCGCACTACGCCGTCGACGGCGACGAGGCGTGCCTCGACAAGCTGCGGGACCTCGTCGCGCGCCTGCCCGCGCCGCGCCCGGTCGCGAGCGGGGCGGCCGCGCCTGCGCCGGCGCGCGACCCGGCCGCCCCGCCCGAGTCGCTGTACGACGTGC
This is a stretch of genomic DNA from Gemmatimonadetes bacterium T265. It encodes these proteins:
- the ybeY gene encoding endoribonuclease YbeY → MSVEVHVNAVGVRVPLARMRVKALAADVVRAERVRHAELSYTFVTRHAIATLNRRHLGHRGPTDIITFEFAAVPGGPVGGDVYIAPEVAREHAARFGRPAREELARLVVHGALHAIGYTHPEDGSRETSAMWRRQERYLVRFYARPEPAPA
- the aspS gene encoding aspartate--tRNA(Asp/Asn) ligase, with amino-acid sequence MRPVPSSAFVSDPASGTPASPAVLPATSIRTHACGALRAADAGTTVTLGGWVHRARDLGALVFIDLRDRSGIAQLSFDPAWSDAETIAAAAAVGVESVVVVSGEVALRPADRRNPEMETGDVEVRVRSLRVVGPSVTPAIPVARGKTEKLPAEELRLRYRHLDLRRPELQRNLVLRHRLLQATRRYLSAHSFLELETPILTKPTPEGARDYLVPSRVHAGEFYALPQSPQLYKQLFMVAGFDRYFQIARCFRDEDLRADRQPEFTQIDVEASFVQQDDIVALTEGLLVELFAEARLAISAPFRRMTYADAMERYGVDRPDLRYGLELRDVSDVFRGTEFKGAADVFAAGGRFRAFVAPGGARFSRKEQDEFTALAKGAGAPYAIVLKQVDGRLEGSAAKFLRADAAAQLGLTDGAAAVVVPGPDHVTSPALDRLRQDVARRLGLVRDDALELLWVVDFPMFERDPATGALAAMHHPFTSAQPEDLPLLASEPWRARARAYDVVLNGTELGGGSIRISDPAQQEQALALLGIDAETAEARFGFLLEALRSGAPPHGGIALGFDRIAMLLSGAASLRDVIAFPKTTAARALFEGAPTAVPDQELRDLQLTAAVPVGASGGGVG
- a CDS encoding methylmalonyl-CoA mutase produces the protein MATAQELEQEIRDRDDEIARLRAEVAAWRARYDEGAVRDVAYTNSADEVAPLYTALDTGERVDVEVPGVYPFTRGIHPTGYRGKLWTMRQFAGFSTARETNERFKFLLSQGQTGLSVAFDFPTLMGYDSDHPRSEGEVGKCGVAISSLADMETLMDGIPLGRVSTSMTINGPAIILFCFYAAAAEKQGVPLARIQGTVQNDILKEYMAQHAWCFPIEPALRLIVDMFEWCSANTPKWNTISISGYHIREAGSTAAQELAFTLADGFTYVERGVARGLNVDDFAPRLSFFWDVHNDLFEEVAKLRAARRIWARRMRDVYGAKDPRSWMLRFHAQTAGVTLTAPQPMNNVVRVAYQGLAAVLGGTQSLHTNSMDETLALPTEQAVQVALRTQQILAYETGVPNVIDPLGGSHYVEALTDALEADAERLSAEIEAQGGVVAGLEAGWFQRRIAESAARQQWEFEQRRKLIVGVNAFVTDEPELGIPLLRIGEDAEREQRARMAEMRATRDNALVAQRLEALREAARGTTNVVPLILDCARAYCTLYEIRAALEDVFGAYREPVFF
- the argK gene encoding LAO/AO transport system kinase, producing the protein MTGSRRGRRGLPVSFRHMSSPPATAAPSVPRADPIAPRADPIGRVLADIDAGRAAAVARAVSIVENHRPGFDRLLGALHPRLGRAERIGITGPPGAGKSTLTTALARALRARGKRVGIVAVDPTSPFTGGALLGDRVRMEAVALDPGVFIRSLATRGSLGGLSSAAREVCDVLDGAGFDVVLLETVGVGQSELDVSRAADTTLVVLVPESGDSIQTLKAGVMEIADVFCVNKADRPGADRLRNDIELMLGLRRGGTGATPAHHGVDLAGLADDPAHRDHVRDLLNPARGARRAAAGEQEGTWTPPVLRSVASKGEGVDEVLDALDRHRRYLEASGQLAERRRARLRERVVEITEATLRRRLWNDAGTNAWLDSQLPAVQAGETTPFAVADALVARSGALIGGPPRGGA
- a CDS encoding phosphate starvation protein PhoH, with translation MSDDGLYRAADAGVTQRLSTEGTDLLTLAGVNDQNLVELARITGARVALRGETLTLGGSTDGVARATAIAQRMLEITRQGVVLTPDDVLRISLDPGREGDGAVAGGNGAGPNGVSSGGADGRLALPGVRRVIQAKTPGQAEYMRKIAEHDVVVGIGPAGTGKTYLAVAMAVDALVRKRVRRIVLARPAVEAGESLGFLPGDMQAKVDPYLRPLYDALDEMMPQERVQKALETRTIEIAPLAFMRGRTLGDAFVILDEAQNATNLQMKMFLTRLGVNSKIVITGDKTQIDLPKREDSGLMQVERILHGIEGIAFHYFGEADVVRHRLVREIIKAYADDAGD
- a CDS encoding methylmalonyl-CoA mutase, whose product is MTRPIRVLVAKPGLDGHDRGAKVVAAALRDAGMEVIYTGLHQTPEMIATAAVQEDVDVVGLSILSGAHMTLFPRVLELLRAEGRDDVLLTGGGIMPKEDVERLKVLGVGELFGPGTPTGALVDYIKRWFAAREAAEQDVGERAATEAGA